From Haemorhous mexicanus isolate bHaeMex1 chromosome 2, bHaeMex1.pri, whole genome shotgun sequence, the proteins below share one genomic window:
- the TDRD3 gene encoding tudor domain-containing protein 3 isoform X2, with translation MLRLQMTDGHTSCTAIEYSSMSKISLNTPPGTKIRLSGIVEVRNGFLLLDDSNTAVLGGEVEHLIEKWELQRSLAKHNRNNIGTEGGPPPFVPFGQKCASYVQVDSRDLDRRKTLQMTNTVKPVADNDEFEKQRTAAIAEVAKSKETKTFGGGGGSSRSNLSVSAGGNRNRELFQKEKTAKPEGKNEGVYRELVDEKALKHITEMGFSKEAARQALMDNSNNLEAALNFLLNNSKQKPIQGPPPRGKGKGRGRIRPEDEEELGNARPSAPSTLFDFLESKMGTLAVEEPKLQFQPTHQVQHKVMNTEQNGIKENHSRHVSRNDMRQPRNEKPPRFQKDFQNSRQALESGGLPRNRGPERHSSLEHWTDEKNKSDRHYPRNDRSKDLGYPITTHQSDITFKKRDNNMQNRVGKGVSFSEFKENSAAQDVTDNNNQKRGKRENQTHNSENFCDRKARTISSEAFMVKREQHFGFNNDYQNPSRTDNFSAVPNGDTEHHQKGRRVGPIKSSGPTVIPSFDDKMLYYNTGPKKRTGPIKPEKILEPSSHMEYGKSWRPGDECFALYWEDNKFYRAEIEALHSSGTTAVVKFSDYGNYEEVLLSNIRPVHADTWEEEEETYEQTLEFRRGGDGQPRRSTRPTQQFYQPPRARN, from the exons CCTGAACACTCCACCTGGAACAAAAATTAGACTTTCAGGAATTGTTGAAGTGAGAAATGGATTCTTGCTGTTGGATGACAGTAACACAGCAGTTCTTGGAGGTGAAGTGGAGCATCTTATAGAAAAGTGGGAATTACAAAGG agTTTGGCAAAACACAATAGGAATAACATTGGAACAGAAGGTGGCCCTCCTCCTTTTGTACCTTTTGGGCAG aaatgtgCATCTTATGTGCAAGTGGATAGCAGAGATCTTGATCGCAGAAAGACTCTGCAAATGACAAATACTGTAAAACCTGTTGCGGACAATGATGAGTTTGAAAAGCAGAGAACAGCTGCTATTGCAGAAGTAGCAAAGAGCAAAGAG ACCAAGACATTTGGAGGAGGTGGTGGTAGTAGCAGAAGCAATCTCAGTGTGAGCGCTGGAGGGAATCGAAACAGGGAACTGTTCCAGAAAGAGAAGACAGCAAAACCAGAGGGGAAGAATGAAGGTGTCTACCGAGAACTG GTTGATGAGAAGGCTCTAAAACACATAACAGAGATGGGTTTTAGCAAAGAAGCAGCGAGGCAGGCACTTATGGATAACAGTAACAACCTAGAGGCAGcattaaattttcttctgaacaACAGTAAACAGAAACCCATTCAGGGACCACCACCTAGAG GTAAGGGGAAGGGCCGAGGCAGAATAAGACCTGAAGATGAAGAAGAGCTAGGAAATGCCAGACCATCTGCACCAAGCACACTGTTTGATTTCTTGGAATCCAAAATGGGTACTCTAGCAGTAGAGG aaCCAAAATTGCAATTTCAGCCAACACATCAAGTACAGCACAAAGTTATGAATACAGAACAGAATGGCATCAAAGAGAATCATTCAAGACACGTTTCTCGCAATGACATGAGACAGCCAAGGAATGAGAAACCCCCTCGTTTTCAAAAGGATTTTCAGAATTCAAGGCAGGCTTTGGAAAGTGGTGGGTTACCAAGAAACAGAGGTCCTGAAAGGCACAGCTCTTTAGAACACTggacagatgaaaaaaataaaagtgacagACATTATCCTAGAAATGATAGGTCAAAGGATTTGGGTTATCCCATAACCACTCACCAGAGTGATATTACTTTCAAAAAAAGGGATAACAACATGCAAAACAGAGTAGGAAAAGGAGTGTCTTTCTCAGAATTCAAAGAAAATTCTGCTGCTCAAGATGTTACAGACAACAATAACCAGAAAcgtgggaaaagggaaaaccaaaCGCACAATTCCGAAAATTTTTGTGATAGGAAGGCACGAACAATAAGTAGTGAAGCCTTTATGGTAAAACGTGAGCaacattttggttttaataatGATTACCAAAATCCAAGTAGGACTGATAATTTTAGTGCTGTACCAAATGGAGATACTGAGCATCATCAGAAAGGAAGACGAGTAGGACCTATCAAATCGTCAGGACCCACTGTGATCCCATCTTTTGATGATAAAATGTTGTATTACAACACCGGTCCCAAAAAGAGAACTGGGCCcatcaaaccagagaaaatACTGGAACCATCGAGTCACATGGAGTATGGAAAAAGTTGGAGACCAGGGGATGAATGCTTTGCTCTTTATTGGGAAGACAACAAG tTCTACCGGGCAGAAATTGAAGCTCTCCATTCTTCTGGGACAACTGCAGTTGTTAAATTCAGTGATTATGGAAATTATGAAGAGGTGCTTCTCAGCAACATCAGGCCTGTTCATGCAGACACATGG